In Callospermophilus lateralis isolate mCalLat2 chromosome 4, mCalLat2.hap1, whole genome shotgun sequence, one genomic interval encodes:
- the Aicda gene encoding single-stranded DNA cytosine deaminase: MDSLLMNRKKFLYHFKNVRWAKGRHETYLCYVVKRRDSATSFSLDFGHLRNKSGCHVELLFLRYISDWDLDPGRCYRVTWFTSWSPCYDCARHVADFLRGNPNLSLRIFTARLYFCEDYKAEPEGLRRLHRAGVQIGIMTFKDYFYCWNTFVENRERTFKAWEGLHENSVRLSRQLRRILLPLYEVDDLRDAFRTLGL, from the exons CCTTCTGATGAATCGGAAGAAGTTTCTTTACCATTTCAAAAATGTTCGCTGGGCTAAGGGTCGGCATGAGACCTACCTGTGTTATGTGGTGAAGCGTCGGGATAGTGCCACctccttttcactggacttcggcCACCTTCGCAACAAG TCAGGTTGCCACGTGGAATTGCTCTTCCTCCGCTACATctcggactgggacttggaccctGGCCGGTGCTACCGAGTCACTTGGTTCACCTCCTGGAGCCCCTGTTACGACTGTGCCCGGCACGTGGCAGACTTTCTGAGAGGGAACCCCAACCTCAGTCTGAGAATCTTCACCGCGCGCCTCTACTTCTGCGAGGACTACAAGGCAGAGCCTGAGGGGCTGCGGAGGCTGCACCGGGCTGGGGTACAAATCGGCATCATGACCTTCAAAG attatttttacTGCTGGAATACTTTTGTAGAAAATCGCGAAAGAACTTTCAAGGCCTGGGAAGGGTTGCATGAAAATTCAGTTCGGCTATCCAGACAGCTTCGTCGCATCCTTTTG CCCCTATATGAGGTGGATGACTTACGAGACGCCTTTCGTACTTTGGGACTTTGA